From the genome of Armatimonadota bacterium, one region includes:
- the bcpA gene encoding carboxyvinyl-carboxyphosphonate phosphorylmutase, whose amino-acid sequence MTKNQRLRQLLEQPGIIRSLGAHDVLTAMLIEQAGFETVFIGGFGTSASLLGLPDLNFLTLSEMADAIRRMSARLHVPLIADGDTGHGDLHNVVRTVQSFAQAGASGVILEDQVSPKRCGHFEGKQVIPAEEMALKIKAAVYARPDEHFIIIARTDAREPLGLDEAIRRVNLYAEAGADVCFIEAPLSVEELQRIPREVPHPLLVNMLWGGKTPILSVKELEQMGYKIVVCPIESLLVSAYAIRELIQTFARDGRVDAMQSRMVSFAEIKQMLGVEEYLSLRDRL is encoded by the coding sequence ATGACCAAAAACCAGCGTCTGCGACAGCTTTTGGAACAACCGGGCATTATCCGCTCGCTGGGTGCACACGATGTGTTGACCGCCATGCTCATCGAGCAGGCAGGCTTCGAGACCGTGTTCATCGGCGGCTTCGGCACGTCTGCCAGCCTGTTGGGCTTACCCGACCTTAATTTCCTTACCCTCAGCGAAATGGCGGATGCCATCCGTCGCATGAGCGCGCGCTTACACGTACCGCTGATAGCCGACGGCGATACCGGTCACGGAGACCTGCACAATGTGGTGCGGACGGTGCAGAGCTTCGCTCAGGCGGGCGCATCGGGCGTCATTTTAGAGGACCAGGTGTCTCCTAAGCGTTGCGGGCATTTCGAGGGCAAACAGGTCATCCCCGCAGAGGAGATGGCACTGAAGATCAAGGCAGCCGTCTATGCTCGCCCCGACGAGCACTTTATCATTATCGCTCGCACCGACGCCCGCGAACCGCTGGGGCTGGACGAGGCTATCCGCCGTGTGAACCTGTACGCCGAGGCGGGGGCGGATGTGTGCTTCATTGAGGCGCCGCTGAGCGTTGAGGAACTGCAGCGTATCCCTCGCGAAGTGCCTCACCCGTTGCTGGTCAATATGCTGTGGGGAGGCAAGACGCCCATCCTCAGTGTGAAGGAGCTGGAGCAGATGGGCTACAAGATTGTGGTTTGTCCTATCGAGAGCCTGCTGGTCAGCGCATACGCCATACGCGAACTGATACAGACTTTCGCGCGAGATGGCCGGGTAGACGCGATGCAGTCGCGAATGGTCTCCTTCGCTGAAATCAAGCAGATGCTGGGCGTCGAGGAGTACCTATCCCTGCGCGACAGGCTGTAG
- a CDS encoding galactose-1-phosphate uridylyltransferase, with protein sequence MPQLRKDPVTREWVIIATERSKRPSDFKTSEVIEKRPEYVAECPFCPGNERQTPPEVIAYRKAGTYPDTPDWWVRVVPNKFPALAIEGELERSGVGMYDYMNGVGAHEVIIETPRHDQHPALMPQHQLEEVIWMYRDRSLDLAQDKRFQYIMVFRNHGRVAGASLEHPHSQLIALPMVPADVRRRIEGASLYYDLHERCVYIDMVRQEERMGERVVVANEEFLAFTPFASKYPFETWIIPRRHQPSFTQIDREQAAAFARILKEVLLRMDIALNHPPYNFTLHTAPINQERNYHYFQWHLAIMPRLTIAAGFELGTGIYINVTTPEDAAKHLREVRLGEEVQQQPELVAPVH encoded by the coding sequence ATGCCACAACTGAGGAAAGACCCTGTCACCCGCGAATGGGTGATTATCGCGACCGAGCGAAGTAAACGCCCGTCAGATTTCAAGACGAGCGAAGTGATAGAGAAGCGACCGGAGTATGTAGCGGAATGCCCGTTCTGCCCAGGCAACGAACGCCAGACACCACCGGAGGTGATTGCCTACCGCAAGGCGGGAACTTATCCCGATACTCCCGACTGGTGGGTACGCGTGGTGCCCAACAAGTTCCCTGCCTTAGCCATCGAGGGCGAACTGGAGCGAAGCGGTGTGGGGATGTACGACTACATGAACGGCGTAGGGGCACACGAGGTGATCATCGAGACGCCTCGCCATGACCAGCACCCTGCGCTCATGCCCCAACACCAGCTGGAAGAGGTCATCTGGATGTACCGCGACCGGTCGCTGGACCTGGCTCAGGACAAGCGCTTCCAGTACATCATGGTGTTTCGCAACCATGGGCGCGTGGCAGGTGCATCGCTGGAGCATCCGCATTCGCAGTTGATTGCTTTGCCGATGGTCCCTGCGGATGTACGCCGACGCATCGAGGGCGCGTCTCTGTATTACGACCTGCATGAGCGTTGCGTGTACATCGATATGGTACGACAGGAAGAGCGTATGGGCGAGCGCGTAGTGGTGGCGAACGAGGAGTTTCTGGCGTTCACGCCCTTCGCCTCCAAGTACCCGTTCGAAACATGGATTATACCGCGAAGACACCAGCCTTCGTTCACACAGATTGACCGTGAACAGGCGGCAGCGTTTGCCCGCATCCTGAAGGAAGTGCTGTTGCGCATGGACATCGCGCTGAACCACCCACCCTACAACTTTACGTTACACACTGCGCCTATCAATCAGGAGCGCAACTACCACTACTTCCAGTGGCATCTGGCGATTATGCCGCGATTGACCATCGCCGCAGGCTTCGAGCTGGGAACAGGCATCTACATTAACGTCACTACACCTGAGGACGCGGCGAAGCACCTACGCGAGGTGCGACTGGGAGAAGAAGTACAACAACAACCCGAGCTGGTCGCGCCGGTGCACTAA